Proteins from a single region of Haloplanus sp. GDY1:
- a CDS encoding P-loop NTPase translates to MREECGCGGHGDGDDPSLRDRIEAALSDVEDPDLGAGVLESGLVTGLSCRDGEVRVAVEFAGLPAPAAEEVEASVREAVLSVPGVEGVRVDDGERPASGRPQGHDAGRGDGTVPLPDVDRVVAVASAKGGVGKTTVAVALARALDAAGESVGLFDADLHGPNVPARLGVSGPVTTTEAGDAAPVDADGIATMSVGLLAGDDPVAWRGAMAHEALTDLCAETAWGDLDTLVVDLPPGTGDVVLTSLSALPLTGAVLVTTPDPSAVGDTVRSERLFREEGVPVLGVVPNMTAATCPDCGTEHAVFPTSDVGEAFSAPVLDSFPVDPALADPETAGDRAAELARAVREATATDPVPPEALDLRGVPARAAREQLGAERAALDPGESLRFVTATAPAAVREALPDGDDPRVIDRLGPERWLLELPAESDAGAGAGEVTARGGE, encoded by the coding sequence ATGCGCGAGGAGTGTGGCTGTGGCGGGCACGGGGACGGCGACGACCCCTCGCTCCGCGACCGGATCGAGGCGGCGCTCTCGGACGTCGAGGATCCGGACCTCGGCGCCGGGGTGCTGGAGTCGGGGCTCGTGACCGGCCTGTCGTGTCGCGACGGCGAGGTTCGGGTCGCCGTCGAGTTCGCGGGACTCCCCGCGCCGGCGGCCGAGGAGGTCGAGGCGTCCGTCCGGGAGGCGGTCCTCTCGGTGCCGGGCGTCGAGGGCGTCCGCGTTGACGACGGGGAGCGCCCCGCGAGCGGCCGGCCGCAGGGTCACGACGCGGGACGGGGCGACGGGACGGTCCCGCTCCCGGACGTCGACCGCGTCGTCGCCGTCGCCAGCGCGAAGGGCGGCGTCGGGAAGACCACGGTGGCCGTCGCGCTGGCCCGGGCGCTCGACGCCGCGGGCGAGTCGGTGGGGCTGTTCGACGCCGACCTCCACGGGCCGAACGTGCCGGCGCGCCTCGGCGTCTCCGGCCCCGTGACGACGACGGAGGCCGGGGACGCGGCGCCCGTCGACGCCGACGGAATCGCGACCATGAGCGTCGGGTTGCTCGCTGGCGACGACCCGGTGGCGTGGCGGGGGGCGATGGCCCACGAGGCGCTGACGGACCTCTGTGCCGAGACGGCGTGGGGCGACCTCGACACGCTGGTGGTCGACCTCCCGCCGGGGACGGGCGACGTGGTGCTGACGAGCCTGTCGGCGCTCCCGCTCACCGGGGCCGTCCTCGTGACGACGCCCGATCCCTCGGCCGTCGGCGACACCGTCCGCAGCGAACGCCTGTTCCGCGAGGAGGGCGTCCCCGTCCTCGGCGTCGTCCCCAACATGACCGCGGCGACGTGTCCGGACTGCGGGACCGAACACGCCGTCTTCCCGACGAGCGACGTCGGCGAGGCGTTCTCGGCGCCGGTCCTCGACTCCTTCCCGGTCGACCCGGCGCTCGCGGACCCGGAGACGGCCGGCGACCGGGCGGCGGAACTGGCGCGGGCCGTCCGCGAGGCGACGGCGACCGACCCCGTCCCGCCGGAGGCGCTCGACCTCCGGGGCGTGCCCGCGCGGGCGGCCCGGGAGCAACTCGGCGCCGAGCGGGCGGCGCTCGACCCCGGCGAGTCGCTGCGGTTCGTCACCGCGACGGCGCCGGCGGCGGTCCGCGAGGCGCTCCCGGACGGGGACGACCCCCGGGTGATCGACCGCCTCGGCCCCGAGCGGTGGCTGCTCGAACTGCCCGCCGAGAGCGACGCCGGTGCCGGTGCCGGGGAGGTGACCGCCCGTGGCGGGGAGTGA
- a CDS encoding HEAT repeat domain-containing protein: MTDDPHANWSARGRAPAADEAALRDRLDADDAAARREAALGLVDAATDGLDAATVDALAARVGDDPDADVRQFAVEALGNAGAAPERLRAATGDDDEWVRAEAVVALSRAEGEAATDPLRNRLDDPSGFVRRNALVALGKLGAADADLLRECLKTDGHASVREYAAEFLGHTPGTVAETVTVLAAVLARDPEALVRANAATSLGRLGTDRAVEALETQGIDDRSSDVQRAAKRAIADARGRDPDAVDVEVPSPAPPGGGDGEGPQFETGSTPRAVDRSPRSDRP; encoded by the coding sequence ATGACCGACGACCCACACGCCAACTGGAGCGCGCGGGGGCGGGCGCCGGCGGCCGACGAGGCGGCGCTGCGTGACCGCCTCGACGCCGACGACGCGGCGGCGCGGCGCGAGGCGGCGCTGGGTCTCGTCGACGCCGCGACGGACGGCCTCGACGCCGCGACGGTCGACGCCCTCGCCGCCCGCGTCGGGGACGACCCCGACGCCGACGTGCGGCAGTTCGCGGTCGAGGCGCTCGGCAACGCCGGCGCCGCGCCGGAACGGCTCCGGGCGGCGACCGGCGACGACGACGAGTGGGTGCGCGCGGAGGCGGTCGTCGCGCTCTCGCGGGCCGAGGGCGAGGCGGCGACCGACCCGCTCCGGAACCGCCTCGACGACCCGAGCGGGTTCGTCCGGCGGAACGCGCTGGTCGCGCTCGGCAAGCTCGGGGCGGCCGACGCGGACCTGCTCCGCGAGTGCCTGAAGACCGACGGCCACGCCTCGGTCCGGGAGTACGCCGCGGAGTTCCTGGGTCACACCCCCGGGACCGTCGCGGAGACGGTGACGGTGCTCGCGGCGGTGCTGGCGCGGGACCCCGAGGCGCTGGTGCGGGCGAACGCGGCGACGAGCCTCGGCCGCCTCGGCACCGACCGCGCCGTCGAGGCGCTGGAGACCCAGGGAATCGACGACCGATCCAGCGACGTCCAGCGGGCGGCGAAGCGGGCCATCGCCGACGCACGGGGTCGCGACCCCGACGCGGTGGACGTGGAGGTTCCGTCGCCGGCGCCGCCCGGCGGGGGCGACGGCGAGGGCCCGCAGTTCGAGACGGGGAGCACGCCCCGTGCGGTCGACCGATCACCGCGGAGTGACAGACCATGA
- a CDS encoding molybdopterin-dependent oxidoreductase, with translation MTPAAWRRRLLAAAVALAGGVAAVAGSYAVVGDAPAFVAAPIANLTVTLAPGVLVTFAITVLGDLGSKLAYASGLAVTAALLGVVVAAGRLAAARIDRPLLAPAAVALAVGAVAGVLAGALDSAVGAAVGAALVATVADLGGDAGTPTDDGRRALLSGAAALAVAALGVGGRRAFAPSDPTPTTPVPDDVAALLAEAEGKSLAVEGLEPLVSDHFYRVDIANVDPDPAREDWSLRIHGAVGEETTYTFADVEAMEHEHRFETLRCVGESLNGRKLDTAVWTGVPLMGLLEPADLQGEYVMLRAADGYYEEFPVAALETGFLAVGMNGQPLPRAHGAPARALIPGHWGEINVKWLTEIEILDEPATGYWEERGWHGTGPVNTVAKLWATNRLDDGRIEVAGPAYAGTRGIESVEVSTDGGDTWTEADLSTPLPGEDVWRQWVYRYEATGPHEVVVRAIDGTGTLQPEDERRAFPSGPSGWVSRSVDPDAL, from the coding sequence GTGACCCCGGCGGCGTGGCGGCGACGCCTCCTCGCCGCCGCCGTCGCCCTCGCGGGCGGCGTCGCCGCCGTCGCCGGATCGTACGCCGTCGTCGGCGACGCCCCCGCCTTCGTCGCGGCGCCGATAGCGAACCTGACCGTCACGCTCGCGCCCGGCGTCCTCGTCACGTTCGCCATCACCGTCCTCGGCGACCTGGGGAGCAAACTGGCGTACGCGTCGGGGCTTGCGGTCACCGCGGCCCTCCTCGGCGTCGTCGTCGCGGCCGGCCGCCTGGCCGCGGCCCGGATCGACCGCCCGCTGCTCGCGCCCGCGGCCGTCGCCCTCGCCGTCGGCGCCGTCGCCGGCGTCCTCGCCGGCGCGCTCGACTCGGCGGTCGGCGCGGCGGTCGGCGCGGCGCTCGTCGCGACCGTCGCGGACCTCGGGGGCGACGCGGGCACCCCGACCGACGACGGTCGGCGCGCGCTCCTCTCGGGGGCGGCCGCCCTCGCCGTCGCCGCCCTCGGGGTCGGCGGCCGACGGGCGTTCGCACCCTCGGACCCGACCCCGACGACGCCGGTCCCCGACGACGTGGCGGCCCTCCTCGCGGAGGCGGAGGGGAAGTCGCTCGCAGTCGAGGGGCTGGAACCCCTCGTCAGCGATCACTTCTACCGGGTGGACATCGCCAACGTCGACCCCGATCCCGCCCGCGAGGACTGGTCGCTGCGGATCCACGGCGCCGTCGGCGAGGAGACGACCTACACCTTCGCGGACGTCGAGGCGATGGAACACGAACACCGGTTCGAGACGCTTCGCTGCGTCGGCGAGTCGCTCAACGGGCGCAAACTCGACACCGCCGTCTGGACGGGCGTCCCGCTGATGGGCCTGCTGGAGCCGGCCGACCTCCAGGGGGAGTACGTGATGCTCCGGGCGGCCGACGGCTACTACGAGGAGTTCCCGGTCGCGGCGCTCGAAACCGGCTTCCTCGCGGTGGGGATGAACGGACAACCGCTCCCCCGCGCCCACGGCGCGCCCGCCCGGGCGCTCATCCCGGGCCACTGGGGCGAGATCAACGTCAAGTGGCTCACCGAGATCGAGATTCTGGACGAACCGGCGACGGGCTACTGGGAGGAGCGCGGCTGGCACGGCACCGGCCCCGTGAACACCGTCGCGAAGCTGTGGGCGACGAACCGCCTCGACGACGGCCGGATCGAAGTGGCCGGGCCGGCCTACGCCGGCACCCGGGGGATCGAGTCGGTCGAGGTGTCGACCGACGGCGGCGACACCTGGACCGAGGCCGACCTCTCCACCCCGCTCCCCGGCGAGGACGTGTGGCGCCAGTGGGTGTATCGCTACGAGGCCACTGGCCCCCACGAGGTGGTCGTCCGTGCTATCGACGGCACCGGCACCCTCCAGCCCGAAGACGAGCGGCGGGCCTTCCCCAGCGGGCCGAGCGGGTGGGTCAGCCGGTCGGTCGACCCCGACGCGCTGTGA
- a CDS encoding molybdopterin-dependent oxidoreductase, with protein sequence MAGSEAAADRRVTLDGVGPVDLGAAPRTAVSASFRCASGDRWTGEWRGVPVGWVLDRLPEGCPATHLRIHGPDEHVACVALADAVGGVLAEARVDGPARAGDGGWPRFVAPRIVGARTVKRVRRLEPVALAAGERIEEYERLETG encoded by the coding sequence GTGGCGGGGAGTGAGGCCGCCGCCGACCGGCGCGTGACGCTCGACGGCGTCGGTCCCGTCGACCTCGGGGCGGCGCCGCGGACGGCCGTGAGCGCCTCCTTCCGGTGTGCGAGCGGCGACCGGTGGACCGGCGAGTGGCGGGGCGTCCCGGTCGGGTGGGTGCTCGACCGACTGCCGGAGGGGTGTCCGGCCACCCACCTCCGGATCCACGGCCCCGACGAGCACGTCGCCTGCGTCGCCCTCGCGGACGCCGTCGGCGGGGTCCTCGCCGAGGCGCGGGTCGACGGCCCGGCGCGGGCGGGCGACGGCGGGTGGCCGCGGTTCGTCGCACCCCGGATCGTCGGCGCGCGGACGGTCAAGCGAGTGCGCCGGCTCGAACCCGTGGCGCTGGCGGCGGGCGAACGCATCGAGGAGTACGAACGGCTCGAAACGGGTTAG
- a CDS encoding ArsR/SmtB family transcription factor: MEKALWYLLAGTRGGKNRARIIRLLDERPRNANQLHEELGLDYNSVRHHLDMLEDHGVIESGDQEYGRLYFLTDRFDSHRDRFEEITEHV, from the coding sequence ATGGAGAAGGCACTCTGGTATCTGCTCGCCGGGACGCGCGGCGGGAAGAACCGCGCGCGCATCATCCGCCTCCTCGACGAGCGGCCGCGCAACGCCAACCAGTTGCACGAGGAACTCGGCCTCGATTACAACTCGGTCCGCCACCACCTCGACATGCTCGAAGACCACGGCGTGATCGAGAGCGGCGACCAAGAGTACGGCCGACTCTACTTCCTCACCGACCGGTTCGACAGCCATCGCGACCGGTTCGAGGAGATCACGGAGCACGTCTGA
- a CDS encoding ethylbenzene dehydrogenase-related protein has product MIALDRRAAARATVVALVVALGVSTAQVGVAAVATSGQQPMAVADTVPRQATAPAWSEAPSRTVQLSRQRMALPFGGGSVDELTVRAMGNESHVAIKLSWTDPTNDTSIAAPRSYADAAAVMLRTGSQPPITMGAAGTPVDIWYWRASWEYGPRDGTADWTGDMYAYPHPNETTKPGAAAGNPLSKREYDRLAQNYYAKGYGSLSHAPAQNVRADATRTADGWEVVFVRERSTDGQYDASLNGEQVYLAFAVWNGSADEVNGQKSITLQFSTLDPSSGELAAAGGGSGGGGGASGGGGATAASTGGDAATSGDAPFISEQFRDGLLAVLVATVVAWAFAYRSIRRDG; this is encoded by the coding sequence GTGATCGCTCTCGACCGGCGGGCGGCGGCCCGTGCGACGGTCGTCGCCCTCGTCGTCGCCCTCGGCGTCTCGACGGCGCAGGTGGGCGTCGCGGCCGTGGCGACGAGCGGCCAGCAGCCGATGGCGGTGGCCGACACGGTGCCCCGGCAGGCGACGGCGCCGGCGTGGTCCGAGGCGCCGAGCCGGACGGTCCAGCTCAGCAGACAGCGGATGGCGCTCCCCTTCGGCGGCGGGAGCGTCGACGAACTGACGGTTCGGGCGATGGGCAACGAGAGCCACGTCGCCATCAAGCTCTCGTGGACCGACCCGACGAACGACACGAGCATCGCGGCGCCGCGGTCCTACGCCGACGCCGCCGCCGTCATGCTCCGCACCGGCTCGCAACCCCCCATCACGATGGGCGCCGCCGGCACGCCCGTCGACATCTGGTACTGGCGGGCGAGCTGGGAGTACGGGCCCCGCGACGGCACCGCCGACTGGACCGGCGACATGTACGCCTACCCCCACCCGAACGAGACGACGAAACCCGGTGCCGCCGCGGGCAATCCCCTCTCGAAGCGGGAGTACGACCGCCTCGCACAGAACTACTACGCCAAGGGGTACGGCTCCCTGAGCCACGCCCCCGCCCAGAACGTCCGGGCGGACGCCACGCGCACGGCCGACGGCTGGGAGGTGGTGTTCGTCCGCGAGCGCTCGACGGACGGCCAGTACGACGCGAGCCTGAACGGCGAGCAGGTGTATCTCGCCTTCGCGGTCTGGAACGGGAGCGCGGACGAGGTGAACGGTCAGAAGTCCATCACGCTCCAGTTCAGCACGCTCGATCCGTCGTCCGGCGAACTCGCGGCCGCGGGCGGCGGCTCCGGCGGTGGCGGCGGTGCGAGCGGTGGCGGTGGCGCCACCGCCGCCTCGACGGGCGGCGACGCGGCCACCTCGGGAGACGCGCCCTTCATCTCCGAACAGTTCCGCGACGGCCTGCTGGCGGTCCTCGTCGCCACCGTCGTCGCGTGGGCCTTCGCCTACCGGAGCATCAGGAGGGACGGATGA